In one window of Nocardioides panacisoli DNA:
- a CDS encoding metal-sensitive transcriptional regulator has protein sequence MTQEEHQYGYLARKDAHLRRLRRIEGQARGLQRMVEEEKYCIDILTQVSAMTSALHSFSMSLLEEHMASCVVDAARAGDAEAEEKITEAVAAIQRLVKS, from the coding sequence ATGACACAGGAGGAGCACCAGTACGGCTACCTGGCACGCAAGGACGCCCATCTCCGACGGTTGCGCCGGATCGAGGGGCAGGCCCGCGGCCTGCAGCGGATGGTCGAGGAGGAGAAGTACTGCATCGACATCCTGACCCAGGTCTCGGCGATGACCAGTGCCCTGCACTCCTTCTCGATGTCGCTGCTCGAGGAGCACATGGCCTCCTGCGTCGTCGACGCCGCACGAGCCGGCGACGCCGAGGCCGAGGAGAAGATCACCGAGGCCGTCGCTGCCATCCAGCGACTCGTGAAGTCCTGA
- a CDS encoding cold-shock protein, with amino-acid sequence MAQGTVKWFSAEKGFGFIEQEGGGDDVFVHYSAIQSQGYKTLEDNQKVEFDVTQGPKGPQAENVVPL; translated from the coding sequence ATGGCTCAGGGCACCGTCAAGTGGTTCAGCGCCGAGAAGGGCTTCGGCTTCATCGAGCAGGAGGGTGGCGGAGACGACGTCTTCGTCCACTACTCGGCGATCCAGTCCCAGGGTTACAAGACCCTGGAGGACAACCAGAAGGTCGAGTTCGACGTCACCCAGGGCCCCAAGGGCCCGCAGGCGGAGAACGTCGTTCCCCTCTGA
- a CDS encoding heavy-metal-associated domain-containing protein, giving the protein MSMTSTWHVTGMTCEHCAASVREEVGELAGVEQVDVTVETGTVVVTSADPIARVDVDAAVTEAGYTLE; this is encoded by the coding sequence ATGAGCATGACCAGCACCTGGCACGTCACCGGCATGACCTGCGAGCACTGCGCCGCCTCGGTCCGCGAGGAGGTCGGCGAGCTCGCGGGCGTCGAGCAGGTCGACGTCACCGTCGAGACCGGCACCGTCGTGGTGACCAGCGCGGACCCGATCGCGCGTGTCGACGTCGACGCCGCGGTGACCGAGGCGGGCTACACCCTTGAGTGA
- a CDS encoding glycoside hydrolase family 16 protein: MATMRQRSARRLAIGAGSALLVALGLLPGSPAAQAETVPRVVPRAAAPAAADACGAILGKPEGGTWSCTFVDHFAGNGQPVDDKWLAGETRWSGFRVDQTCIKAGRPNVALRRGTMVLTARDEGAPFTCRSPLGDFDTRYTGASVGTRGRFSQTYGRFEIRAKLPDTDQTGLHAAFWLYPNEHTYGRWPHSGEIDIAEWWSGSPTTVLPSLHYSGRTYWGDSGWWCSIADVSKYHTYAVEWTPQEMRFYQDGQQCWTRTWQPDSPLVAPQPFDHPFNIALTMAVDKETGNNAVGPHTDLPAEFVIDYVKAWQ, translated from the coding sequence ATGGCCACGATGAGGCAACGAAGCGCCCGGCGACTGGCGATCGGTGCGGGAAGTGCCCTGCTGGTCGCGCTCGGACTGCTGCCGGGCTCACCGGCCGCACAGGCAGAAACGGTGCCGCGCGTCGTACCCCGGGCCGCCGCGCCTGCGGCCGCCGACGCCTGCGGCGCGATCCTCGGCAAGCCCGAGGGCGGCACCTGGTCGTGCACGTTCGTCGACCACTTCGCCGGCAACGGGCAGCCCGTGGACGACAAGTGGCTCGCCGGTGAGACCCGCTGGAGCGGCTTCCGCGTCGACCAGACCTGCATCAAGGCGGGCCGCCCGAACGTCGCGCTGCGCCGCGGCACCATGGTCCTCACCGCCCGGGACGAGGGGGCGCCGTTCACCTGCCGGAGCCCGCTGGGTGACTTCGACACCCGCTACACCGGCGCCAGTGTCGGCACCCGTGGTCGCTTCTCCCAGACCTACGGCCGCTTCGAGATCCGGGCCAAGCTGCCCGACACCGACCAGACCGGCCTGCATGCGGCGTTCTGGCTCTACCCCAACGAGCACACCTACGGCCGCTGGCCGCACTCCGGCGAGATCGACATCGCGGAGTGGTGGTCCGGCTCGCCGACCACCGTGCTGCCCTCGCTCCACTACTCCGGCCGCACCTACTGGGGTGACAGCGGCTGGTGGTGCAGCATCGCCGACGTCAGCAAGTACCACACCTACGCCGTGGAGTGGACGCCGCAGGAGATGCGCTTCTACCAGGACGGCCAGCAGTGCTGGACCCGCACGTGGCAGCCCGACAGTCCACTCGTCGCCCCGCAGCCCTTCGACCACCCCTTCAACATCGCGCTCACGATGGCGGTGGACAAGGAGACCGGCAACAACGCCGTGGGTCCGCACACCGACCTGCCGGCGGAGTTCGTCATCGACTACGTCAAGGCCTGGCAGTAG